The DNA region TACACGGGGCATAAACACTCTCAGAAACCACGCCAGGAAGAAAGGGAACAACAACAACGGAAACACTTTACTCAGGATTTTCAGGAAAGCGGCAAAGAAAGTCATGTCGGCATGAGGCTCCACTAACGGAAAAACCAAAGGAACCGCTACTGCCGCCAGCAAATTAGAAAATAAGGTATAAGTAGTCAACGTAGATGCACTGCCTCCTAACTTGCCAGTGATGACAGCCGCCGCAGTAGCAGTTGGACAAATCACACAAACCATCGCCCCCTCAAATACTTCCCGATATATTTCATCCATCGGACAGCATACCAGCAAAGCGGCAATTTCCAGACATGAAATTGTCTGAAACAGCAGCAACCAGCCATGCCATGCTTTAGGTTTCAGTTCATTCAATTTTTCTACTTTACAAAAAGTAAGCAACAGTTGGGCAAAGATCAGCAGCGGAGTAATATACGCAATCAAATCATTAATATATGGTTTGGTAGGCGCCAAGAAAGGGACATTTGCAAGGATAAAGTATCCCAAAGTACCTGAAAGCATCGCCAGTGGCAATGTCCAGTTCTTAAGAAAACGAACTAACATACCTTTTTTTTATTTAATTTGCGGGTGCAAAGTTAGTCTGTTTTAAAGAAATCTCTCACAAATCCCGGGGAAAAGTAACAAAACTTCATGTAAAACGTGAGTTTTCTATAAATTTCCACTACATTTGCAACGACTTTTGGGTATGAAACTATATAAACGACACATATTATATATCTGTATTTGTTTCGGGCTGTTCATCTCTCCTTTTTG from Bacteroides sp. MSB163 includes:
- a CDS encoding transporter — encoded protein: MLVRFLKNWTLPLAMLSGTLGYFILANVPFLAPTKPYINDLIAYITPLLIFAQLLLTFCKVEKLNELKPKAWHGWLLLFQTISCLEIAALLVCCPMDEIYREVFEGAMVCVICPTATAAAVITGKLGGSASTLTTYTLFSNLLAAVAVPLVFPLVEPHADMTFFAAFLKILSKVFPLLLFPFFLAWFLRVFMPRVHHFLLGFHDLAFYLWGIALAIVSGQTIRSLVISDAPVSVEILIAFAGLVACCLQFFLGKNIGGRYNDRISGGQALGQKNTVLAIWMAYTYLNPLSSVGPGSYVLWQNLINSWQLWKKRKREEA